One window from the genome of Nicotiana sylvestris chromosome 9, ASM39365v2, whole genome shotgun sequence encodes:
- the LOC138877419 gene encoding uncharacterized protein, translated as MAMTTRSRKGGDETTSNQKRIVDEDIVVKEDEIPSNVVQANEEVRIDIDESVEETQEEVNPSREHVSDMPKAKAPMPRPPPSYPQRLAKQNNENQFKKFIDMMKRLSINVPLVETMKRPLGIIDDVSVRVDKFILPADFVILDCEVDYEVPIILGRPFLTTGKTLVDVKADELTFRAHDKKVVFHVSKSMRQPNSNEVCSFVNLVTECKAP; from the exons ATGGCCATGACTACTAGAAGTAGAAAAGGTGGAGATGAAACCACTTCAAATCAAAAAAGGATTGTGGATGAAGATATTGTGGTTAAAGAGGATGAAATCCCAAGCAATGTGGTTCAAGCTAatgaagaagtgagaattgatatagATGAAAGTGTGGAGGAGACGCAAGAAgaggtgaacccgtctagggaacacgtgagtGACAtgccaaaggctaaggcaccaatgccaaggcctcctccttcataccctcaaaggcttgcaaagcaaaacaatgaaaaccaattcaaaaagtttattgatatgatgaagaggtTGTCAATTAATGTGCCATTGGTTGAG ACAATGAAGAGgcctttgggtattattgatgatgtttcgGTTAGAGTTGATAAGTTCATTCTCCCAGCGGACTTCGTTATacttgattgtgaagtggactatgaggtgcctatcattttgggtagacctttcctcACTACGGGGAAGACTCTTGTTGATGTGAAAGCCGATGAGCTCACTTTCCGGGCGCATGACAAAAAGGTGGTTTTCCATGTgagcaaatcaatgaggcaaccgaATAGTAATGAAGTTTGTTCATTTGTGAATTTGGTAACCGAGTGTAAGGCCCCATGA